A stretch of Brassica rapa cultivar Chiifu-401-42 unplaced genomic scaffold, CAAS_Brap_v3.01 Scaffold0587, whole genome shotgun sequence DNA encodes these proteins:
- the LOC117130602 gene encoding uncharacterized protein LOC117130602, with the protein MRRNKLLQEAITKQVMEDLVKLLDERYDQRAPGRKDQTTDHQQAPRRNGRERQEHAGSQETDNFYERDRARHSSASRHSSSSRHSSRRSRRDHEGRRYQRDELAGVKIKIPPFHGKTDPDAYLEWEKKIDLVFNCRRYSEAKKIQIAVTEFYDYALSWWDQLVTNRRRNGEFPVETWAEMKALMRKRFVPSHYHRDLHQKLRKLTQGSRTVEEYYQEMELLMLRACISEDREATMARFLRGLNREIQDSVEMQHYLEMEEMLHKAILVEQQVKRKGHSRGNYGTRYQGAKEDKPSHQKESKSYQKDEEKPTSSLSKDKGKAEASTTRSRDVKCLSAKEEDTTLMNAPTNV; encoded by the coding sequence ATGAGAAGAAACAAACTCCTACAAGAAGCTATCACCAAACAAGTAATGGAAGACTTGGTAAAGTTGCTGGATGAGAGATACGATCAGAGAGCCCCTGGTAGAAAAGACCAAACGACTGATCATCAGCAAGCACCTAGGAGGAATGGACGTGAACGACAAGAGCATGCTGGTTCACAAGAAACTGATAACTTTTATGAAAGAGATAGGGCACGGCACAGCTCGGCTTCTAGACATAGCTCTTCCTCTAGACACAGCAGTAGAAGATCTAGACGTGACCATGAAGGGCGTAGGTATCAAAGAGATGAGCTTGCTGGAGTTAAGATCaagatacctcctttccatggcaaaaccgatcctgatgcttatctagaatgggagaagaagattgatctAGTCTTCAATTGTCGGCGTTATTCAGAAGCTAAGAAGATTCAAATTGCTGTTACTGAGTTCTATGATTATgctttgagttggtgggatcaactaGTCACCAATAGAAGGCGCAATGGGGAATTTCCTGTTGAGACTTGGGCAGAAATGAAGGCTCTCATGCGCAAGAGATTTGTGCCCAGCCATTACCACCGGGATCTCCATCAGAAGCTAAGAAAACTCACGCAAGGCTCACGGACAGTCGAAGAATACTATCAGGAGATGGAGTTGTTGATGTTAAGAGCTTGCATATctgaggatagagaagctactatggcacggtttcttagaggactcaaccgtgagatacaagacagtgtggagatgcaacactacttggagatggaggagatgctacacaaagccattCTAGTGGAACAACAAGTAAAGAGAAAAGGTCACTCCCGAGGCAACTATGGAACTAGATATCAAGGTGCTAAAGAAGATAAGCCAAGTCACCAGAAAGAGAGCAAGTCATATCAAAAGGATGAGGAAAAACCTACTAGTTCCCTCAGCAAGGATAAAGGGAAAGCTGAAGCCTCTACTACAAGATCaagagatgttaagtgtttaAGTGCCAAGGAAGAGGACACTACGCTAATGAATGCACCAACAAACGTGTGA